Proteins from a single region of Festucalex cinctus isolate MCC-2025b chromosome 19, RoL_Fcin_1.0, whole genome shotgun sequence:
- the LOC144007560 gene encoding ankyrin repeat and IBR domain-containing protein 1-like isoform X1 has protein sequence MGNAATKFRKALVGGDEALAWQLYEGNPQFRDGLDPNASYGEQYQHNTPLHYACRHAMTRLLRSFLFSKEGNPNKRNVRNETCLHVLCQGPLILLLPEGALSPRLARPQRDEQRRADCLQMILSWTGARLEGGQYEKANVNATDNHRSTCLHYAAASGMKSCVELLIRSEADLFIEDDDKLTPCDHAERHHHTELALSLESQMVFSSSPGSGARPPAPHSDADARGEVKLLQYKEPYEGLKLQDLRRLKDMLIVETADMLQAPLFTAEALLRAHDWDREKLLEAWMSDAEGCCQRSGVTMPTPPPSGYNAWDTLPSPRTPRTPRSPVTLTFTSPTDSCLTPADEGLATCGICLCSISIFEDPVDMSCGHEFCRACWEGFLNVKIQEGEAHNIFCPAYECYQLVPVHVIESVVSREMDQRYLQFDIKAFVENNPAIRWCPAARCERAVRLTRPGPGESDPHSFPLLPSPAVDCGKGHLFCWECLGEAHEPCDCHMWRNWLQKVTEMKPEELAGVSEAYEDAANCLWLLTNSKPCANCKSPIQKNEGCNHMQCAKCKYDFCWICLEEWKKHSSSTGGYYRCTRYEVIQQLEEQSKEMTVEAEKKHKSFQELDRFMHYYTRFKNHEHSYKLEQKLLKTAKEKMEQLSKAFISREGAPPDTRFIEDGVSELLKTRRVLKCSYPYGFFLQQGSTQKEIFELMQTDLEMVVEDLAQKVNRSYLRTPCHKIVSAARLVQQKRQEFLASVARGVAPNDSPELPRRSYPGGSWDWEYLGFASPEMGSRHSVLVSGDQRDRASQEFADIQYRRRHRPRRRGDMLNLHNLRSSSNTPESSRRNDSTEGPERNEGRRRALGSLDEDDPNILLAIQLSLQESRRERDPEGGPDLERRLQGPPECPSGDPGDVPDVPLGATRGSLSLPDPPRPPHRTDSSCCSSAPPAPPSTTLPLPPPPPPLSAELLKLGDSLMKLGDPAPPDSDPQSHCRASTRLAEAEHTARESPSDRALQRPPAQLCLPSPELEPELLLLSPIIPPGGPFTPSDPQSLEALDPAASALLLDNIMAWFNHNITPQNNPQSLALIPSPPTTESDSSPDALTDAAAETFASPPTAAAVVAWQPPEGQPAPPDSCPSRPSTLELDSRVTEEEEVAEGGGGSADASPHGDTPADLDLVLQLEEDQSPVEWEEKVHLV, from the exons atgGGCAACGCGGCCACCAAGTTCCGGAAGGCGCTGGTGGGCGGCGACGAGGCTCTGGCCTGGCAGCTGTACGAGGGCAACCCGCAGTTCAGGGATGGCCTGGACCCCAACGCCTCGTACGGCGAGCAATACCAGCACAACACGCCGCTGCACTACGCGTGCCGCCACGCCATGACGCGGCTGCTCAG GTCCTTTTTGTTCAGCAAGGAGGGCAACCCCAACAAGCGCAACGTGCGCAACGAGACGTGCCTCCACGTGCTGTGCCAGGGCCCGCTCATCCTGCTGCTGCCCGAGGGGGCGCTGTCGCCGCGCCTCGCCCGGCCTCAGCGGGACGAGCAGCGGCGGGCCGACTGCCTGCAG ATGATCCTTAGCTGGACAGGGGCTCGGCTGGAGGGAGGCCAGTACGAGAAGGCCAACGTCAACGCGACAGACAACCACCGTAGCACCTGTCTGCACTACGCCGCCGCGTCGGGCATGAAGAGCTGCGTGGAG CTTCTCATCCGGAGCGAGGCGGACCTGTTCATCGAGGACGATGATAAGCTGACGCCTTGCGACCACGCCGAGCGCCACCACCACACCGAGCTGGCCCTCAGCCTCGAGTCACAGATGGTTTTCTCCTCCTCCCCGGGGTCTGGAGCGCGGCCGCCGGCGCCGCACTCCGACGCGGATGCGCGAGGCGAAGTCAAACTGCTGCAGTACAAAGAG CCTTACGAGGGCCTGAAGCTGCAAGACCTTCGCCGGCTGAAAGACATGCTGATCGTGGAGACGGCCGACATGTTACAAGCGCCCCTCTTCACTGCCGAGGCCTTGCTGAGAGCCCATG ACTGGGACAGGGAGAAACTGCTGGAGGCGTGGATGTCGGATGCCGAGGGCTGCTGCCAGCGCTCGGGCGTCACCATGCCCACGCCGCCGCCCAGCGGGTACAACGCATGGGACACGCTGCCCTCGCCGCGCACCCCCCGGACGCCCCGCTCACCGGTCACGCTCACCTTCACCTCCCCCACAGACAGCTGCCTCACGCCGGCTGACGAAGGCCTGGCCACA TGTGGCATCTGCCTGTGCTCCATCTCCATCTTCGAGGACCCCGTGGACATGTCCTGTGGCCACGAGTTCTGCCGGGCCTGCTGGGAGGG GTTCCTGAACGTGAAGATCCAGGAGGGCGAGGCTCACAACATCTTCTGCCCCGCCTACGAGTGCTACCAGCTGGTGCCCGTGCATGTCATCGAGAGTGTGGTCTCCCGCGAGATGGACCAGCGCTACCTGCAGTTTGACATCAAG GCCTTTGTGGAGAACAATCCGGCCATCCGCTGGTGTCCGGCGGCACGCTGTGAGCGGGCAGTGCGTCTCACCCGGCCCGGCCCGGGCGAGAGCGACCCTCACAGCTTCCCGCTGCTGCCCTCGCCGGCCGTCGACTGCGGCAAGGGCCACCTCTTCTGCTG GGAGTGCCTCGGCGAGGCCCACGAGCCGTGCGACTGCCACATGTGGAGGAATTGGCTTCAAAAAGTCACCGAGATGAAACCTGAGGAGC TGGCAGGTGTGAGCGAGGCTTACGAGGACGCCGCAAACTGCCTCTGGCTGCTGACCAACTCCAAGCCATGTGCCAACTGCAAATCCCCCATTCAGAAGAATGAAGGTTGCAACCACATGCAGTGTGCCAAG TGCAAGTACGACTTCTGCTGGATCTGCCTTGAGGAGTGGAAGAAGCACAGCTCATCAACGGGAGGATACTACCGCTGCACGCGCTACGAAGTCATCCAGCAGCTGGAGGAGCAATCCAAGGAGATGACTGTTGAG GCAGAGAAGAAGCACAAAAGCTTCCAGGAGCTGGACCGCTTCATGCACTACTACACCCGATTCAAGAACCATGAGCACAGTTACAAG CTGGAGCAGAAACTGCTGAAGACGGCTAAGGAGAAGATGGAGCAGCTGAGCAAAGCCTTCATTAGCC GTGAGGGCGCACCGCCCGACACCCGCTTCATTGAGGACGGCGTGAGCGAGCTGCTGAAGACGCGGCGCGTGCTCAAGTGCTCGTACCCCTACGGCTTCTTCCTGCAGCAGGGCAGCACGCAGAAGGAGATCTTTGAACTCATGCAG ACGGACCTGGAGATGGTGGTGGAGGACCTGGCGCAGAAGGTGAACCGCTCCTACCTGAGGACGCCGTGCCACAAGATCGTCAGCGCCGCCCGCCTGGTCCAGCAGAAGCGGCAGGAGTTCTTAGCGTCGGTGGCCCGCGGCGTGGCGCCCAACGACTCGCCCGAGCTCCCGCGCAGAAG CTACCCTGGAGGATCGTGGGATTGGGAGTACTTGGGCTTCGCCTCTCCTGAG ATGGGGAGTCGGCACTCTGTGCTGGTATCAGGAGACCAAAGAGACCGAGCATCACag GAATTTGCTGACATTCAGTATCGCCGGCGGCACCGGCCGCGGCGCAGGGGAGACATGCTGAATCTGCACAATCTCCGAAGCAGCAGCAACACGCCAGAGAGCAGCAGGAGGAACGACAGCACAG AAGGCCCTGAGAGGAACGAGGGCCGGCGTAGAGCGCTGGGCTCCCTGGACGAGGACGACCCCAACATCCTGCTGGCCATCCAGCTGTCCCTTCAGGAGTCTCGGCGAGAGCGAGACCCTGAGGGAGGCCCCGACCTGGAGCGCAGGTTACAGGGCCCACCGGAGTGCCCGTCCGGGGACCCCGGCGACGTCCCCGATGTGCCCCTGGGAGCGACGCGAGGCTCATTGTCGCTTCCCGACCCGCCGCGCCCTCCCCACAGGACAGACTCGTCGTGTTGTTCTTCTGCGCCACCCGCGCCGCCATCCACCACCTTGCCCcttcctcctccgcctcccCCGCTCAGCGCCGAGCTGCTGAAGCTGGGGGACAGCCTTATGAAACTCGGGGACCCGGCTCCGCCCGACTCGGACCCTCAGAGCCACTGCCGCGCCAGCACACGTCTGGCCGAGGCCGAACACACTGCCCGCGAGAGTCCGTCCGACCGCGCTCTCCAACGCCCCCCCGCCCAGTTGTGCCTCCCGTCTCCGGAGCTTGAACccgagctgctgctgctgtcccCCATCATCCCGCCGGGGGGGCCTTTCACCCCCAGCGACCCACAGAGCCTGGAGGCCTTGGACCCCGCCGCCAGCGCCCTGCTGCTGGACAACATCATGGCCTGGTTCAACCACAACATCACCCCGCAGAATAACCCACAGAGCCTGGCCCTCATCCCCTCGCCGCCCACCACCGAAAGCGACTCGTCCCCGGACGCGCTCACGGATGCGGCCGCAGAGACCTTCGCCTCCCCACctaccgccgccgccgtcgtcgccTGGCAGCCCCCGGAGGGCCAGCCGGCCCCACCCGACTCCTGCCCCAGCAGGCCCAGCACGCTGGAGCTGGACAGTAGAGTTAccgaggaggaggaagtggcAGAAGGTGGCGGAGGGTCGGCGGATGCGTCTCCTCACGGAGACACCCCCGCAGACTTGGACCTGGTCCTCCAGCTGGAGGAGGACCAGTCCCCAGTGGAATGGGAGGAGAAAGTCCACTTGGTGTGA
- the LOC144007560 gene encoding ankyrin repeat and IBR domain-containing protein 1-like isoform X2, giving the protein MGNAATKFRKALVGGDEALAWQLYEGNPQFRDGLDPNASYGEQYQHNTPLHYACRHAMTRLLRSFLFSKEGNPNKRNVRNETCLHVLCQGPLILLLPEGALSPRLARPQRDEQRRADCLQMILSWTGARLEGGQYEKANVNATDNHRSTCLHYAAASGMKSCVELLIRSEADLFIEDDDKLTPCDHAERHHHTELALSLESQMVFSSSPGSGARPPAPHSDADARGEVKLLQYKEPYEGLKLQDLRRLKDMLIVETADMLQAPLFTAEALLRAHDWDREKLLEAWMSDAEGCCQRSGVTMPTPPPSGYNAWDTLPSPRTPRTPRSPVTLTFTSPTDSCLTPADEGLATCGICLCSISIFEDPVDMSCGHEFCRACWEGFLNVKIQEGEAHNIFCPAYECYQLVPVHVIESVVSREMDQRYLQFDIKAFVENNPAIRWCPAARCERAVRLTRPGPGESDPHSFPLLPSPAVDCGKGHLFCWECLGEAHEPCDCHMWRNWLQKVTEMKPEELAGVSEAYEDAANCLWLLTNSKPCANCKSPIQKNEGCNHMQCAKCKYDFCWICLEEWKKHSSSTGGYYRCTRYEVIQQLEEQSKEMTVEAEKKHKSFQELDRFMHYYTRFKNHEHSYKLEQKLLKTAKEKMEQLSKAFISREGAPPDTRFIEDGVSELLKTRRVLKCSYPYGFFLQQGSTQKEIFELMQTDLEMVVEDLAQKVNRSYLRTPCHKIVSAARLVQQKRQEFLASVARGVAPNDSPELPRRSYPGGSWDWEYLGFASPEMGSRHSVLVSGDQRDRASQEFADIQYRRRHRPRRRGDMLNLHNLRSSSNTPESSRRNDSTGPERNEGRRRALGSLDEDDPNILLAIQLSLQESRRERDPEGGPDLERRLQGPPECPSGDPGDVPDVPLGATRGSLSLPDPPRPPHRTDSSCCSSAPPAPPSTTLPLPPPPPPLSAELLKLGDSLMKLGDPAPPDSDPQSHCRASTRLAEAEHTARESPSDRALQRPPAQLCLPSPELEPELLLLSPIIPPGGPFTPSDPQSLEALDPAASALLLDNIMAWFNHNITPQNNPQSLALIPSPPTTESDSSPDALTDAAAETFASPPTAAAVVAWQPPEGQPAPPDSCPSRPSTLELDSRVTEEEEVAEGGGGSADASPHGDTPADLDLVLQLEEDQSPVEWEEKVHLV; this is encoded by the exons atgGGCAACGCGGCCACCAAGTTCCGGAAGGCGCTGGTGGGCGGCGACGAGGCTCTGGCCTGGCAGCTGTACGAGGGCAACCCGCAGTTCAGGGATGGCCTGGACCCCAACGCCTCGTACGGCGAGCAATACCAGCACAACACGCCGCTGCACTACGCGTGCCGCCACGCCATGACGCGGCTGCTCAG GTCCTTTTTGTTCAGCAAGGAGGGCAACCCCAACAAGCGCAACGTGCGCAACGAGACGTGCCTCCACGTGCTGTGCCAGGGCCCGCTCATCCTGCTGCTGCCCGAGGGGGCGCTGTCGCCGCGCCTCGCCCGGCCTCAGCGGGACGAGCAGCGGCGGGCCGACTGCCTGCAG ATGATCCTTAGCTGGACAGGGGCTCGGCTGGAGGGAGGCCAGTACGAGAAGGCCAACGTCAACGCGACAGACAACCACCGTAGCACCTGTCTGCACTACGCCGCCGCGTCGGGCATGAAGAGCTGCGTGGAG CTTCTCATCCGGAGCGAGGCGGACCTGTTCATCGAGGACGATGATAAGCTGACGCCTTGCGACCACGCCGAGCGCCACCACCACACCGAGCTGGCCCTCAGCCTCGAGTCACAGATGGTTTTCTCCTCCTCCCCGGGGTCTGGAGCGCGGCCGCCGGCGCCGCACTCCGACGCGGATGCGCGAGGCGAAGTCAAACTGCTGCAGTACAAAGAG CCTTACGAGGGCCTGAAGCTGCAAGACCTTCGCCGGCTGAAAGACATGCTGATCGTGGAGACGGCCGACATGTTACAAGCGCCCCTCTTCACTGCCGAGGCCTTGCTGAGAGCCCATG ACTGGGACAGGGAGAAACTGCTGGAGGCGTGGATGTCGGATGCCGAGGGCTGCTGCCAGCGCTCGGGCGTCACCATGCCCACGCCGCCGCCCAGCGGGTACAACGCATGGGACACGCTGCCCTCGCCGCGCACCCCCCGGACGCCCCGCTCACCGGTCACGCTCACCTTCACCTCCCCCACAGACAGCTGCCTCACGCCGGCTGACGAAGGCCTGGCCACA TGTGGCATCTGCCTGTGCTCCATCTCCATCTTCGAGGACCCCGTGGACATGTCCTGTGGCCACGAGTTCTGCCGGGCCTGCTGGGAGGG GTTCCTGAACGTGAAGATCCAGGAGGGCGAGGCTCACAACATCTTCTGCCCCGCCTACGAGTGCTACCAGCTGGTGCCCGTGCATGTCATCGAGAGTGTGGTCTCCCGCGAGATGGACCAGCGCTACCTGCAGTTTGACATCAAG GCCTTTGTGGAGAACAATCCGGCCATCCGCTGGTGTCCGGCGGCACGCTGTGAGCGGGCAGTGCGTCTCACCCGGCCCGGCCCGGGCGAGAGCGACCCTCACAGCTTCCCGCTGCTGCCCTCGCCGGCCGTCGACTGCGGCAAGGGCCACCTCTTCTGCTG GGAGTGCCTCGGCGAGGCCCACGAGCCGTGCGACTGCCACATGTGGAGGAATTGGCTTCAAAAAGTCACCGAGATGAAACCTGAGGAGC TGGCAGGTGTGAGCGAGGCTTACGAGGACGCCGCAAACTGCCTCTGGCTGCTGACCAACTCCAAGCCATGTGCCAACTGCAAATCCCCCATTCAGAAGAATGAAGGTTGCAACCACATGCAGTGTGCCAAG TGCAAGTACGACTTCTGCTGGATCTGCCTTGAGGAGTGGAAGAAGCACAGCTCATCAACGGGAGGATACTACCGCTGCACGCGCTACGAAGTCATCCAGCAGCTGGAGGAGCAATCCAAGGAGATGACTGTTGAG GCAGAGAAGAAGCACAAAAGCTTCCAGGAGCTGGACCGCTTCATGCACTACTACACCCGATTCAAGAACCATGAGCACAGTTACAAG CTGGAGCAGAAACTGCTGAAGACGGCTAAGGAGAAGATGGAGCAGCTGAGCAAAGCCTTCATTAGCC GTGAGGGCGCACCGCCCGACACCCGCTTCATTGAGGACGGCGTGAGCGAGCTGCTGAAGACGCGGCGCGTGCTCAAGTGCTCGTACCCCTACGGCTTCTTCCTGCAGCAGGGCAGCACGCAGAAGGAGATCTTTGAACTCATGCAG ACGGACCTGGAGATGGTGGTGGAGGACCTGGCGCAGAAGGTGAACCGCTCCTACCTGAGGACGCCGTGCCACAAGATCGTCAGCGCCGCCCGCCTGGTCCAGCAGAAGCGGCAGGAGTTCTTAGCGTCGGTGGCCCGCGGCGTGGCGCCCAACGACTCGCCCGAGCTCCCGCGCAGAAG CTACCCTGGAGGATCGTGGGATTGGGAGTACTTGGGCTTCGCCTCTCCTGAG ATGGGGAGTCGGCACTCTGTGCTGGTATCAGGAGACCAAAGAGACCGAGCATCACag GAATTTGCTGACATTCAGTATCGCCGGCGGCACCGGCCGCGGCGCAGGGGAGACATGCTGAATCTGCACAATCTCCGAAGCAGCAGCAACACGCCAGAGAGCAGCAGGAGGAACGACAGCACAG GCCCTGAGAGGAACGAGGGCCGGCGTAGAGCGCTGGGCTCCCTGGACGAGGACGACCCCAACATCCTGCTGGCCATCCAGCTGTCCCTTCAGGAGTCTCGGCGAGAGCGAGACCCTGAGGGAGGCCCCGACCTGGAGCGCAGGTTACAGGGCCCACCGGAGTGCCCGTCCGGGGACCCCGGCGACGTCCCCGATGTGCCCCTGGGAGCGACGCGAGGCTCATTGTCGCTTCCCGACCCGCCGCGCCCTCCCCACAGGACAGACTCGTCGTGTTGTTCTTCTGCGCCACCCGCGCCGCCATCCACCACCTTGCCCcttcctcctccgcctcccCCGCTCAGCGCCGAGCTGCTGAAGCTGGGGGACAGCCTTATGAAACTCGGGGACCCGGCTCCGCCCGACTCGGACCCTCAGAGCCACTGCCGCGCCAGCACACGTCTGGCCGAGGCCGAACACACTGCCCGCGAGAGTCCGTCCGACCGCGCTCTCCAACGCCCCCCCGCCCAGTTGTGCCTCCCGTCTCCGGAGCTTGAACccgagctgctgctgctgtcccCCATCATCCCGCCGGGGGGGCCTTTCACCCCCAGCGACCCACAGAGCCTGGAGGCCTTGGACCCCGCCGCCAGCGCCCTGCTGCTGGACAACATCATGGCCTGGTTCAACCACAACATCACCCCGCAGAATAACCCACAGAGCCTGGCCCTCATCCCCTCGCCGCCCACCACCGAAAGCGACTCGTCCCCGGACGCGCTCACGGATGCGGCCGCAGAGACCTTCGCCTCCCCACctaccgccgccgccgtcgtcgccTGGCAGCCCCCGGAGGGCCAGCCGGCCCCACCCGACTCCTGCCCCAGCAGGCCCAGCACGCTGGAGCTGGACAGTAGAGTTAccgaggaggaggaagtggcAGAAGGTGGCGGAGGGTCGGCGGATGCGTCTCCTCACGGAGACACCCCCGCAGACTTGGACCTGGTCCTCCAGCTGGAGGAGGACCAGTCCCCAGTGGAATGGGAGGAGAAAGTCCACTTGGTGTGA